A window from Theobroma cacao cultivar B97-61/B2 chromosome 3, Criollo_cocoa_genome_V2, whole genome shotgun sequence encodes these proteins:
- the LOC18605742 gene encoding uncharacterized protein LOC18605742 has product MGAEQALKRIPRIKFPQRHPKSSASGCVSETQARPKYGNIIDSFITRSRSDVPAPPINTAVGGKASLLPKRTPVSEREIEAILLGGCF; this is encoded by the exons ATGGGAGCAGAGCAGGCACTGAAGAGAATTCCACGCATTAAATTCCCTCAAAGACACCCGAAATCCTCTGCCTCAG GTTGTGTGTCTGAAACGCAAGCAAGACCCAAATATGGGAACATCATCGATAGCTTCATTACAAGGTCAAGGTCAGATGTTCCAGCACCGCCCATCAACACTGCTGTAGGAGGAAAAGCATCTCTTCTCCCAAAACGTACACCTGTCTCAGAGAGGGAAATAGAGGCCATTCTG TTGGGGGGCTGCTTCTGA
- the LOC18605738 gene encoding rust resistance kinase Lr10, producing MGRYRIRFNDNFVIMMVNYLFCFVLVVSMAEAVPIQDECKVTTCKHHEPPVKFPFRLQDRQPPHCGYPHPGFQLSCSENNQTVLNFPRSMKLLVKHIDYKEQQIRLYDPGHCLWKQLSDLNISAFPFRYEWLSYSRLQAFQPKPVDFYTLFNCSSKDEFLYRRYRIPCLSNTGSQIIAFGYDEQAYDENLLNCSKTGNISAAIYPYLTGPFQLLWDKPNCRNCEAQGRGCKLKSNSRQDQTECFDIPRHHRGARKRLIIAGVILGSFILATIVIGVGWAHRLKKREQESQLKIEKFLEDYRAVKPSRYSYADIKRITNHFKDKLGQGGYGTVFKGRLSNDVLVAVKVLNNFKGNGEGFINEVGSMGRIHHVNVTRLVGFCADGYERALVYEYLPNESLEKFIFSATGENRFLSWEKLQDIALGVAKGIEYLHQGCEQRILHFDIKPHNILLDHNFNPKISDFGLAKLCSKEQSAISMTTARGTMGYIAPEVLSRNFGNVSYKSDVYSFGMLLLEMVGGRKNIDVTAENTSQVYFPEWAYNRLDKGEELGIRIEDEEHTGIVKKLTIVGLWCIQWYPVDRPPMKVVVQMLEGEGSLLTVPPNPFASTDQSKMGANMPRKPVNRELPAIAELE from the exons ATGGGACGATATAGGATCCGATTCAATGACAACTTTGTAATAATGATGGTAAATTACTTATTCTGCTTCGTCTTGGTAGTGAGTATGGCAGAAGCTGTACCAATCCAAGACGAATGCAAGGTGACTACTTGCAAACACCATGAACCACCCGTCAAGTTTCCCTTCCGATTGCAAGACCGCCAGCCGCCCCACTGTGGCTATCCTCATCCTGGGTTCCAACTCTCTTGCTCAGAAAACAACCAGACCGTGCTGAATTTCCCACGTTCAATGAAGTTGTTGGTGAAGCACATAGACTATAAAGAACAGCAGATTCGCTTGTATGATCCTGGTCATTGCCTCTGGAAGCAGCTTTCAGATCTCAATATATCTGCATTTCCATTCCGGTACGAATGGCTAAGCTACAGCCGCCTACAAGCTTTTCAGCCCAAGCCAGTTGACTTCTACACCTTGTTCAATTGTTCAAGCAAAGATGAGTTTTTGTACCGACGCTATAGAATCCCTTGCTTAAGCAACACTGGCTCCCAAATTATAGCTTTCGGTTATGATGAGCAGGCATATGACGAGAACCTGTTAAATTGCAGCAAGACTGGCAACATCTCAGCAGCAATTTATCCATATCTTACCGGTCCTTTCCAATTACTTTGGGACAAACCAAACTGTAGAAACTGTGAAGCCCAAGGCAGGGGATGTAAACTGAAGAGCAATAGCAGACAGGATCAAACTGAGTGTTTTGATATCCCCAGGCACCATAGAG GTGCACGAAAAAGGCTAATAATTGCAG GTGTAATCTTAGGTTCTTTTATTCTTGCAACGATTGTCATTGGAGTTGGCTGGGCACATCGtttgaagaaaagagagcAAGAAAGCCAACTCAAGATTGAAAAGTTTTTGGAAGATTATAGAGCAGTTAAACCCTCAAGATACTCCTATGCTGATATTAAAAGGATAACAAATCATTTCAAGGACAAATTGGGACAAGGAGGTTATGGAACTGTCTTCAAAGGAAGACTTTCCAATGATGTTTTAGTTGCTGTTAAGGTCCTCAATAATTTCAAGGGAAATGGTGAAGGATTCATCAATGAAGTGGGTTCAATGGGTAGAATCCATCATGTCAATGTGACTCGATTGGTTGGTTTTTGTGCCGATGGATATGAACGAGCTCTTGTTTATGAATACCTACCAAATGAGTCATTAGAGAAGTTCATATTCTCAGCAACGGGCGAGAATCGTTTCCTTAGTTGGGAAAAGCTTCAGGATATTGCTCTTGGTGTAGCCAAAGGTATTGAGTACCTGCATCAAGGTTGCGAGCAACGAATCCTCCATTTTGATATCAAACCTCACAATATTTTGCTAGACCACAACTTCAATCCCAAGATCTCTGACTTTGGCCTAGCTAAATTGTGTTCCAAGGAACAAAGTGCTATTTCTATGACAACAGCTAGAGGAACCATGGGCTATATTGCACCCGAGGTATTGTCTCGAAACTTTGGAAATGTCTCGTACAAATCAGATGTGTATAGTTTTGGAATGCTATTGCTTGAAATGGTTGGAGGGAGAAAGAATATAGATGTTACAGCGGAGAATACAAGCCAAGTGTACTTCCCAGAATGGGCTTATAATCGTTTGGACAAAGGAGAGGAGCTGGGGATTAGAATTGAAGATGAAGAGCATACAGGAATAGTAAAGAAACTCACAATCGTTGGACTTTGGTGCATTCAGTGGTATCCCGTAGATCGTCCTCCAATGAAAGTTGTGGTTCAAATGTTAGAAGGAGAGGGTAGCCTTCTTACAGTGCCGCCAAATCCTTTTGCCTCTACGGATCAATCGAAGATGGGTGCCAACATGCCTAGGAAGCCTGTTAATAGAGAGCTTCCCGCTATTGCTGAATTAGAATAA
- the LOC18605739 gene encoding putative RING-H2 finger protein ATL21A, with the protein MDILKIFSHLLFFIFFFFCSYLHTTTSTDTCIRAACRSTKPEIRFPFRIEGRQSKSCGYPGFDLSCDSSNQTILELPYSGKFSVQGIDYAAQEIWINDPNNCLPQRILWLNLSGSPFNVVNYQNFTFFNCSLDYLKYGFNPIACLSGGNYTVFATSSTKVVSSLSSSCQRVTTVAVPVEWASHDQILKSDLSNNLRLTWDKPKCRKCESRGGECRLKANSTRQTICSNAPGRGITRSVRYAITVGAGVPTLLCILGLLCFVCGKVQSCTVRRNSIPELNATVAPQPTIEDGLDGPTIESYPKIVIGESRRLPKPDDNTCPICLCEYWPKETLRSIPQCQHCFHADCIDEWLRLNATCPICRNSPERPSSPVQDS; encoded by the exons ATGGACATTCTCAAAATCTTCTCCCATCTCCTCttctttatcttcttcttcttctgctcCTACTTACACACTACAACAAGCACAGATACATGCATAAGAGCCGCGTGTCGCAGCACCAAGCCAGAGATTCGATTCCCTTTCCGGATTGAAGGCCGGCAGTCTAAGTCTTGTGGCTATCCAGGTTTTGATTTATCTTGTGATAGCTCAAACCAGACGATACTCGAGCTGCCTTACTCGGGAAAATTCAGTGTCCAAGGGATAGACTATGCTGCACAAGAAATTTGGATCAATGATCCCAACAACTGCCTTCCTCAAAGAATACTTTGGCTTAACCTTTCTGGTTCTCCATTTAATGTtgttaattatcaaaattttacgTTCTTCAATTGCTCGTTAGACTATTTGAAGTATGGATTCAATCCAATTGCTTGCCTTAGTGGTGGTAACTACACGGTTTTTGCTACTTCGTCAACAAAAGTTGTCAGTTCTTTGTCATCGTCCTGCCAACGAGTTACAACCGTTGCAGTTCCTGTTGAGTGGGCTTCCCATGATCAAATATTGAAATCAGACCTCAGCAACAATCTCCGGTTAACGTGGGACAAACCCAAGTGCCGGAAATGTGAGTCACGGGGCGGCGAATGTAGGCTAAAGGCCAATTCTACTCGTCAAACTATTTGTTCAAATGCTCCCGGACGAG GTATTACAAGGAGTGTTCGCTATGCAATCACAGTTGGTGCCGGAGTGCCAACTCTGTTGTGTATCTTAGGGCTATTATGCTTCGTCTGTGGCAAGGTCCAGTCTTGTACTGTAAGACGCAACTCAATCCCGGAGCTCAACGCAACGGTCGCTCCACAGCCCACCATTGAGGATGGCCTGGATGGCCCAACTATAGAATCGTACCCGAAAATAGTGATTGGTGAGAGCAGGCGCCTGCCCAAGCCCGATGACAACACTTGCCCGATATGCTTGTGTGAATACTGGCCCAAGGAGACCCTCAGGAGCATACCCCAATGCCAACATTGTTTCCATGCTGATTGCATTGACGAATGGCTTCGGTTGAATGCTACCTGCCCCATTTGCAGGAATTCCCCAGAAAGGCCGTCTTCGCCAGTTCAGGATTCATGA
- the LOC18605741 gene encoding succinate dehydrogenase assembly factor 4, mitochondrial, with protein sequence MVRATLSRLFSSISELSIPKPSLSSVRSEPMTRFGSNSASRFLCCSAQQPQLNHQEKANEEKREAVKEDPEIENKENEEDDFEDGDHVNKQTGEVGGPRGPEPTRYGDWERNGRCYDF encoded by the coding sequence ATGGTAAGAGCCACCCTGAGCCGTCTATTCTCATCGATCTCCGAGCTCTCTATCCCCAAACCGTCTTTAAGTAGTGTCAGATCGGAGCCAATGACTCGGTTCGGATCCAACTCGGCGAGTCGGTTCTTGTGTTGCTCTGCTCAGCAACCTCAATTGAACCATCAAGAAAAAGCCAACGAGGAAAAGCGCGAAGCGGTGAAGGAGGATCCTGAAATTGAGaataaggaaaatgaagaagatgattTTGAAGATGGGGATCATGTGAATAAACAGACGGGTGAGGTCGGGGGGCCCAGAGGCCCTGAGCCCACTCGCTACGGTGATTGGGAACGCAATGGTCGCTGCTACGACTTttga